Genomic segment of Streptomyces sp. NBC_01210:
CCGGCGATTGGTGCGCCGGGTCCGGGGCGGAGCCCAACAACAAGCCCCGCCGGCGATTGGTGCGCCGGGTCCGGGGCGGAGCCCAACAACAAGCCCCGCCGGCGATTGAGGCGCGGGGTCCGGGGCGGAGCCCAACAACAAGCCCCGCCGGCGATTGAGGCGCGGGGTCCGGGGCGGAGCCCCAGCGAGAGGCCGCGCGCTACCAGTCCCGGCCCGTGCGCCCGCGCTTCGTCTCCGCCCGCTGCTTCTTCTCCCGCAGCCGCCGCTCGTTGATACCGCGCGGAATCTTTGTCGCGCGACGCGGCCGCGGCGGAGGCGCAGTCGCCTCCGCGAGCAGCGAGGCGAGCCGGACCGCGGCCGTCTCACGGTTGCGCCACTGCGAGCGGTGCTCCGACGCGCGTACGGCAATCACCCCGCCGACCAGCCGCCCCGCGAGCCGCTCCAGCGCGCGCTCCTTCCACACCGGCGGCAGCGCCTCGGTCTTGGCGAGGTCGAAACGGAGCTCCACCTGCGAGTCGCTGGTGTTGACGTGCTGCCCACCGGGCCCCGACGACCTCGAGAAACGCCACATGAGCTCGGCCTCCGGCAGGAAGACCGAACCGCGGATGCTGTGTTTACCCGGGGGACGCCCCCCGGACCCCCGATGGGGCTGGGTCCCGGACATATGTCCATGGTCGCCTGCGGCGCCGTCCACGTCACCCGCTTTTCCACCGGACAGCGCGGGCAGCCGCAGGCAGGCGCAGGCAAAAAGAACAAAGGCGGGTGGAACCTGGCAGTCCCCTGCCTGCGTTATGAGGTGTGACGGTAACTTCGGGAGGGCTCGAAGCCCGCACAGTCGATCACGAAGGGGACTTCCCAATGGCAGTAAGCCTGTCCAAGGGCGGCAACGTCTCGCTCACCAAGGAGGCACCGGGCCTGACCGCCGTCACGGTCGGCCTCGGCTGGGACGTCCGCACCACCACCGGCACCGACTTCGACCTCGACGCCTCCGCGATCGGTGTGAACCCCGGCGGCAAGGTGGCCTCCGACGCCCACTTCGTCTTCTTCAACAACAAGGCCACGCCGGACCAGACCATCGTCCACACCGGTGACAACCGCACCGGCGAGGGCGGCGGCGACGACGAGCAGATCAACGTCAACCTGGCGGGTCTGCCCGCCGACGTCGACAAGATCGTCTTCCCGGTCTCGATCTACGACGCCGTCACCCGCAGCCAGAACTTCGGCCAGGTGCGCAACGCCTACATCCGTATCGTCAACCAGGCCGGCGGCGCCGAGCTCGCCCGCTACGACCTGAGCGAGGACGCCGCCACCGAGACCGCGATGGTCTTCGGCGAGCTGTACCGCAACGGCGCGGAGTGGAAGTTCCGCGCCGTCGGCCAGGGTTACGCCTCGGGCCTCGAGGGCATCGCCCGCGACTTCGGCGTCAACCTCTGACGTACGCGCTGCACACAGGAGCCCCTGGCCGTCGGCCCGGGGCTCCTGCCGTTGTCACGGCGTCGCCGGCTTGTCCTCCCCGTACAGCCAGGTGTCCCAGAGCTCGGTCAGATCCTTGCCGGACTTCTTCTCGACGTACTCGGTGAAGTCGGCGGTGGAGGCGTTGGAGTGGCGGTGCGCCGCCGCCCAGCCCTTCACGATGTCGAAGAAGACTTCTTCGCCGACCGCCTGACGGATCTTGTGCAGGACCATCGCGCCGCGGTGGTACACCGGGGCGTCCGAAATCTCCGCCCCGGAGGGCGGAACGGCAGGCGGGAAGGCCCAGTTGGCCTCCTCGGCGAAGGCCTCGTCAAAGCTCTTCCGGGCCGGGGTGTCGTGGTAATCCTCGAGCCAGATCCACTCCGCGTACTGGGCGAAGCCTTCGTTGAGCCACATGTCCTTCCAGGACTTGGGCGACACAGAATCGCCGAACCACTGGTGCGCCACCTCATGGACGAGGAGCGTCTCGACATCGAGCTCGTTCTCGCCCGGGTCCAGGGGGAGGACCGGCCTGGTCTGCGTCTCCAGGGCGTAGTCGGCAGCGGCCCCCGGCACGACGATCGCACCGGTGGAGGAGAAGGGATACGGGCCGAAGTTCTCCTCCCCCCACTCCGTCATCTCGGGGATCCGGGCGAGGACCTTGGTGCTTTCGTCCGGCACGGCCTGGTTGACAGCGGTGAGTACGGGGAGACCGGACGGCGTACGCGACTTCGTCAGCCGGTAGTCGCCGACGGCGAGCGTGACGAGATAGCTCGCCATGGGCTGCTTCGACGTCCAGCGGAAGGTGGAACGCCCGTCGGTGGTGCTCGGGGTCGCCTTCAACTCGCCGTTGGAGATGGCCTGCAGCTTCTCGGGAACGGTGACGGTGATGTCGTACGTCGCCTTGTCGCTCGGGTGGTTGTTACTGGGGAACCAGGCCATCGACCCGATGGGCTGGCCCAGCGCGAGCGCGCCGTCAGCGGTCTTCAGCCAGCCCTCCCGTGGCTTCTCGGTGTCCTTGTCGGCGTCTCTGTCGACGATCGTCTTCGGGACGCCGGAGTAACGGACGACGGCGCGGAAGGCCTTGCCCTTGTCGAGATCGCGGTGCGGCCGCAACGTCAGCTCGTCGCCCGCCCGGTTGGCGGCGGCCGCCTTGCCGTCGACGGTGGCGCCGGTGACCGTCATACCGTGGAAGTCGAGGTTGAAGGCGCTCAGATCCTGAGTGGCGCGGGCGGTGATCTCGGCGGTGCCGTCGAGGCGGCCCGTCTTCGGGTCGTAGCCCAGCGTCAGGGCGTAGTGCTGGACGTCATAACCGCCGTTGCCGAGCTTGGGGAAGAGCGGATCACCCGTGCCCGCGGCGCCCGGCTTTCCGCGCACGCCCGCCTCGGCGTCGGTGCAGCCCGCGAGGAGAAGCAGGGCGACGACGGGCGTCAGGGTGCGTACGAGAGTTCGCAGGTCCACCTTTTTGATCCTATCCGGGGCGGATTTCAGCCGCTTGTGCACAGGAGGGCCGCCCGGTCCTCGTCGCCGAGCCCCGGCCACCGGCCGCTCCTGGACCGTTTACGGGCACGGGCCGACCGCCCCCGTCGACACGAGGGAAGGCGCGGTGGCGGTGGCGAAGGAGCGGCGGCTCCTCCCCCTCGCCCGTCCGCCTCCCCCGTGCGGCGGAGGCGGTCCGCCCCGAACGCCGACGCGGCTTCGCCGTGTCCACGGCCAGTCTCTTCCCCATGACGACAGCGAACGTGACCTCGGCGACCGTGACCACACACACCGCCCCTGCGCCCCGCTGGGCCCGCCGGACCGCACATGCCATCGCGCTCTGCGCCGTC
This window contains:
- a CDS encoding M1 family metallopeptidase yields the protein MRTLVRTLTPVVALLLLAGCTDAEAGVRGKPGAAGTGDPLFPKLGNGGYDVQHYALTLGYDPKTGRLDGTAEITARATQDLSAFNLDFHGMTVTGATVDGKAAAANRAGDELTLRPHRDLDKGKAFRAVVRYSGVPKTIVDRDADKDTEKPREGWLKTADGALALGQPIGSMAWFPSNNHPSDKATYDITVTVPEKLQAISNGELKATPSTTDGRSTFRWTSKQPMASYLVTLAVGDYRLTKSRTPSGLPVLTAVNQAVPDESTKVLARIPEMTEWGEENFGPYPFSSTGAIVVPGAAADYALETQTRPVLPLDPGENELDVETLLVHEVAHQWFGDSVSPKSWKDMWLNEGFAQYAEWIWLEDYHDTPARKSFDEAFAEEANWAFPPAVPPSGAEISDAPVYHRGAMVLHKIRQAVGEEVFFDIVKGWAAAHRHSNASTADFTEYVEKKSGKDLTELWDTWLYGEDKPATP
- the arfB gene encoding alternative ribosome rescue aminoacyl-tRNA hydrolase ArfB; this translates as MSGTQPHRGSGGRPPGKHSIRGSVFLPEAELMWRFSRSSGPGGQHVNTSDSQVELRFDLAKTEALPPVWKERALERLAGRLVGGVIAVRASEHRSQWRNRETAAVRLASLLAEATAPPPRPRRATKIPRGINERRLREKKQRAETKRGRTGRDW
- a CDS encoding TerD family protein, with protein sequence MAVSLSKGGNVSLTKEAPGLTAVTVGLGWDVRTTTGTDFDLDASAIGVNPGGKVASDAHFVFFNNKATPDQTIVHTGDNRTGEGGGDDEQINVNLAGLPADVDKIVFPVSIYDAVTRSQNFGQVRNAYIRIVNQAGGAELARYDLSEDAATETAMVFGELYRNGAEWKFRAVGQGYASGLEGIARDFGVNL